Part of the Nerophis ophidion isolate RoL-2023_Sa linkage group LG11, RoL_Noph_v1.0, whole genome shotgun sequence genome is shown below.
CGCAAATAGAATCGCAGTtgcaattttggagagaaaaaaacGCCATTaggtttttttctcaaaatcgtgTAGCCTTACTGCTGCGATGGAGTCGCACGTCACGCCTTTGGCCACAACACTCAGCGGGTGGGCTCATTAGAGGAGCTGGGCGAGTTTCATGTTCTGTGATTCAATCAAATATTGTGACAGCTGGATATACAAAAAATTGACAAAAGGGAGACTTGAGTAAAGAAGAGAGCAGGCATGCAGGAGatttcccatattttgaaatgcaaatgtcaGTGCTCTCTGTAAACacgtaataaagttaaagtaccactgatagtcacatgcacacacacactaggtgtggtgaaattactttttgcatttgacccattcccttgttctacccgctgggaggtgagaggagtagtgagcagcagctcgggaaggcatccatccatccatccattttctaacgcttgtcccgtttggggttgcggggggaggTCGCTGGAGTTCCTGTTTTTGTCATtacctggggtttgaactcacgacctaccgatctcagggcgtacactctaaccacaaggccactgagcatgaTAAAGTTGTTTGTGAAATCCCCTGAtgtttttcctaaaaaaaatgtttgaaaaaaaacaacctaaggccttgtccagctgtttactgacAATACTATTCATGTTTAGCCAAATTTTACTGCAAACATATATCGGCTACAGATATCGTTATGGGCCTCCTTGATTACTAATAATCTGTATCGGCCCTGAAATAAACATATCTGTTAATCTGTAGTCCAAACTCTATATTACCcttgtgtgaagtgtgtgtgtgacacgcaCTCTAATTTACCTTTGCGTGACATGCATGTGACACACAATCACCAGTCAAATATCCGTTAGAGCTTTACCATGGGGTGGTCTCAGGCGGGTCCTGTGTAGGTGCTGAAAGGATGTTAAGAAAATCTGGTAGTTGTTTAGAGTGCTCCTGTGAGGGATTTAGACACAATTTGCCAGGTGATCTTAAGCAAATTCCACTCTGAATACATATTGAATGAGATGCTTCTACACTAGCTTTACACTCAGCCTTAAATTCAGCGACTCTTTTAGGCCATGCAtaaatattgttgacaaatgtATCTTCTTGAGCTGAGAATGTAAAGTAACAAGCTTTGTGTGTTTTTCCTCATCCAGGCTGTGACAGCGGGGTACTTCTACCACACGGCTCGGCTCAGCAAAGGCGGCTACAGGACGGTGAAGCACCAACAGACGGTCTACATTCACCCCAGCAGCTCGCTGTTTGAAGAGCAGCCCCGCTGGCTCATCTATCACGAGCTGGTCATGACCACCAAGGAGTTCATGAGACAGGTTTGTTTGTACATCATAACAATAGAGCAGCGCCAAAtgtgtagaagtgtgtggtttgtatTTCCACTGCAGTTAGGGTAATTATAAAAATTAGGCTGATTAAGTATGGATGAAGGTACAGTAACTATATCGCtacactgataccatgtaaataaacagacaataatAGATCAAATTTATTTCACCAAAGtgtaagtaaataaaatacaaagcaAAAGATACAAAACGATATGATCTAAAAACAAATTGTACTGAATTTTACGTAACAAGTCAGACTTTTGTTGACAGTGTCCAACAGTCAAAAAGTCGTCCCCTCAGTAAATGTTGAATTCATGAGGGTCAAGTTAGTCTGCATTGTCCATTCTAgctgtgaataacaatatataaagaattaatgtcagtgtttatctcacgGCGACAACACGAACACATCGgatttagtgttagtgttagcAGGTTAGCATTAGTAATTTCCttatacaatgacaataaagttattTCCTTCTGTAGCATTCGGTTCACTTGTGTTAAGGCTAACAACTACACAAATGGTGTGTCACTCACAGATTACTTTGACAACACGTAACAAAGTAAATATTTTATGTGATTTACCTTTGTTCCGCTTATTTACTGCCcattttatttcacatttttccTAAAGTAACGCAGTCAGAGTCCCGGAGTGAGCAGCTAGCCTCGCCGCTTCAAGTTCAGCTGAATACTGAATATCCCTCAGTATATACTGTACGTTTAAAAGAGTCTGCCAAGTTATTGTAGTTTTGCTTATGAAAATTAAGTATGTAACAAAATGATAATTAGCATTAAACTGCCAAGTGAGTAAAAACATTACAAGGTTTTTTCCTCTAATCAGCGTTCTTCAGCAAACAAATGCCCCACAAAAGTTCCACCAAGTCCAAAGtcgcttttgttctttttttttccattgtccAATATTTTGTAGTAGAAGTACACAAGAAATAAGACATAAACAAGTTGTCTCGCATCTTGTAATGacattcattgaattaaaaaaaaaaaacaatttccaaAAGTCCCAAGCGTATTCAACCAATTAGCGGTCAACCACACAAGTCCCCCCTCTAATTTCAGAAGTACCACCTCGCTGGCAGGAACGAAAAATAGTTCCTGTGGAACTACCTActccgtttccaaatgagttgggaaattgtgttagatgtatatatgaacggaatacaatgatttgcaaatccttttcaacccatattctagtgaatgcactacaaaaacaaaatatttgatattcaaactcataaacttcttttttttttttgcaaataataattaacttagaatttcatggctgcaacacgtgccgaagtagttgagaaagggcatgttcaccactgagttacatcaccttttcttttaacaacactcaataaacatttgggaactgagaaaactaattgttgaagctttgaaagtggaattctttctcattcttgttttgtgtagggCTTTAGTCGTTCATCAGTCCggagtctccactgtcgtattttacgcttcgtaatgcgccacacattttcgatgggagacatgtctggactgcaggcgggcaaagaaagtacctgcactcttttactacgaaaccacgctgttgtaacacgtggcttggcattgtcttgctgaaataagcaggggcatccatgataacgttgcttgaatgacaacatatgttgctccaaaacctgtatggaccattcagcattaatggtgccttcacagatatgtaagttacccatgccttgagcactaatacacccccataccatcacagatgctggcttttgaactttgcgcctacaacaatccggattgttattttcctctatgttccggttgacaccacgtccacagtttccaaatataatttgaaatgtggattcgtcagaccacagaacacttttccactttgcatcagtccatcttagaggagctcgggcccaggaagccagcggcgttccttggtgttattGTTACATGGGTTTTACTTTGcctagcagagttttaacttgcacttacagatgtagcaaccaactgtagttactgacagtggttttatgaagtgttcctgagcccatgtggtgatatcctttacacactgatgtcgctttttgatgctgtaccgcctgagggatcaaaggtccataatgtcatcgcttacgtgcagtgatttctccagattctctgacccttttgatgattCTACGGatcgcagatggtaaaatccctaaattcttgaacatatatttacatatgtatatactgtggaacctcgatttataaacataattggttcttgaacatggctCAAAAATTGAAAAGTTCATATAGTGAAACTTAATTCCCCAgaataaaacaatgtaaacatgaataactgGTTCTAGcctttatgtgtatgtatatatgtatgtatatctacatgtatatcaatatttatgtgtatctatgtatgtatgtagatatatatatgtatatgtataaacaaagcccaaaaccagtgaagttggtacgttctGTAAATcgtaaattaaaacagaatacaatgatttgcaaatgcttttcaacctatattcagttgaatagactgcaaagacaagaaactTAACGTTCGAATTGGAAAagtaaattttttgcaaatattagctcatttggaatttaatgcctgcaaaaTTTTTCTAAAAAACTAGCACAATTCgctaaaaagactgagaaagttgaggaatgctcatcaaacacttatttggaacatcccgcaggtgaactaATTtacaacaggtgggtgccatgattgggtataaaagcagcttccatgaaatgcgcaGTCATTCACAAAACAGGATTGGACGAGGGATACTATTTTGTGAACAAGagcgtaagcaaattgtcgaacagtttaagaacaacatttctcaacaagctattgcaacaaatttagggatttcaccatctaaggtctgtaatatcataaaaaggttcagagaatctggagaaattactgcacagaACATtgaatgtcagtaactacagtttgtcgctacgtctgtaagtgtaAATTAAAACTGTAATTTGCAatgcgaaagacatttatcaacaacacccagaaatgccgctgggcctgtgctcatctaagatggactgatgcaaagtgtaaaagtgttctgtggtctgacgagtccacatttcaaatagtttttggaaattttggacgttttgtcctccggaacaaagaggaaaagcacCATCCGGATTGtcctaggcgcaaagttcaaaagccagcatctatgatggtatgggggtttattagtgcccagggcatgggtaacttacacatctgtgaaggcaccattaattctcaaaggtacatacaggttttggaggtcacaggcattcaatgtttgtgcagtgatttatccagattctctgcttttttttaaacatgttgcagcatcaaattctaaatgagctaatatttgtaaaaaaaaaaaaaaaaaagtttaccagttcgaacgctaagtatcttgtctttgcagtgtatttaacTCAATAtaggttgaaatggatttgcagaTCGTTgtattttgatattatttacgttttacacgtgtgccaacttcactggttttgggttttgtataaacgTTTCAGTTATGAACAAGTAGCTTAGTGTTGAGTTAGTTTGGTGTAAACAAACAGCAACAGGTGCATTCAGTGATTatttaaagtagggctgggcgatatacgcaatatattgcgggtttgtctctatgcaatatagaaaatgacaatattgtgatattcaagtatacgttctcaggcagttgcttttagctgcgggcattacactacagcctcttctcactccttctcgtccgTCCTTCTCACagataagcgcaccttcttacacacgtcacatgtcatacgtcacatatgtatacgccctcgcggagcagagaggtagcagcatgggtaacgctaGCTGTGATGCTCgcaaagccgtgcgagtggtaatacaagagaaagaaggtgcgaatctgataacaaatgaaggaagaattaattctcgAGATAAAAAGCAGGGGGTccttcgtctggcggtggttcggcttcaagcgggaagctgtcgaatagacaactttaatttgtggggcacaagcgttgctaccaaaagtagcattactgctaatatgtagcatcatttgaaaagtcacctgctaataactatttaataaatacagttttggtcaattgacttaccgGTAGTTGTGAttgccttctctgcatgaaagtttaaaatgagtatgaagaataatgttttaatgtagacacatagaattgtctacattaaaactgtgattatatgtattaagtgttaattcaaggctaaggcaaaatatagagatatatatcgtgtatcgctatatggactaaaaatatcgagatattaaaaaaggccatatcgcccagccctaatttagcggggtgtataatatagtcaggatttGTCGTgcatgcaaaggattctgggtatttgttgtgttgcgtttatgttgtgttactgtgaggatgttctcccgaaatgtgtttgtcattcttgcttggtgtggcttcacagcgtggcgcatattagtaagagtgttaagattgtttatatcacaaccattagtgtactctgcatcacccagtatgcctctcaGTCATGTGCGTGTgactgcggaagccacacacaacatattgctggacttgcaagtagattgtacatgttgtagaaggcgtcaaaggcaaaggcttcatagcacaccctaatacttattaactgggtgactgccggcagacattcttgagaatctttacgtctcctattgtcgtcttcgctttgtgacacgggtccaaaatggctctttgaacggtaaaggttaccgatccctgaaccatgtatatcaaatatttctaaatggttcaaccgccacccgcccgaatctatttaaaatctattttttcgtcatgtcacccgcccgacccgcggtttatccgcggactccgcggatgagaccgcaaaccgcgcatccctAGTGCATTCAGTAATTATTAACACCGTTGAAAATTTAATTAATAAAACTGAATGAATAGGCCCGCATGACAGTTGATGACGATAACACTTGAATTATTcattaaataataatttactgttatgataatttgttttgtttatataatTTTGTACTGTAAAATTTTAAATTACTGATTAcacgataataataaataacatatcTAAGGGATGTCTATGATTTTATcaattttttgttgtaaaattaacCAATGCATTATAATTTTGAGACCGTGATTATTTTGTGATTATTGATCATGCACTCAAAATCTATGAACGTTAGAAAAGGGGGCGATAAAGTGTACAATATAATTTTGTCTACAGCGACCAGCAGAGGGTGTAACTAGTTGGCTCCCTTGAAAAGCTGCCTCAGCAATCGAAACAGAAAGTAAACAGAAAGGGTGGCCTAATTTAGAACAAAAACATCTCATTattgaaataatgtaaatagCTGCGCTACAGCCTGGTGGAGAATGGATGGCGTGAGGCTCTTTGCGCTTCAACACGTGTTGACGTGCTCCTATGTCTCAGCATTTACTACAGAAGTATTTGTATGTAAAAAGATTTAACACAAACATGTATTCTTCTTTGTTCCCGTCCcttccaaaatgttcaaaattttAATCACTAACTCATCGTTCTAGGCACCAGTTGTTGAACAAGGAAATGTGACGCCCATCCCTAGCTTGAACAAAGGATCATAGTTGCTGCTTTTTCCCCGAGTCCAGCATGACTCCACAAAATTAGTGCATGTTAAGGCTGATATGACACGTAACCAGGAAGCGCAGTCGGCAATTATCAGACTCCGCCTCCAACCCGACCTCCTCTTTTCCTCTCCTGTGCCCGCTGCAGGTGGTGGAGATCGAGAGCGGCTGGCTGCTGGAGGTGGCTCCTCATTACTACAAGAGCAAAGAGGTGGAGGACAGCAGCAGCAAAAAGATGCCCCGGAAGCAgggcaaggccaaagaggagcTGGGCTGAAGCCAAGTGGTACACCTCGCAGGCTTTATAAGTCCTTTTTACTTGGCGGCAAGCAGCCACATTGCTGCCGAGTGTGTGTTTTGACAcaattcctgaaaaaaaaaaatagttgaatgAATGAGGCGTGGACAAGCTCAGGAGGCAGAGTGAGCACAATCACGTGGATTAAAAGATTGCAGAGAGAACTGGGTCAAAAACGTTCAACTGGTTTAATCATAAACTGACTGCCGGACTGTCCTCACCGTGCGCCTCATTAAGGAATGTGACACATGATGTCGCTGGACAATATCCGAAAATATGTAAAGAAAAATGTCCTCATTGCTGAGAAGCAATAAACTTTTACAACTGTTTGTATTTTATCCACACATTCTTTGGAAAACATTACATTACCTTCATggtttttatttgttattgttaGCGTGTATTTAACACAGATCTCAAACCGTCCACAGCTTTTGTGCCAGGTGGTCAGTGAGGAAACACTGCAATATAAGCACTATTTTCTGTTGTAATCCtgcgctttttttttgttttgtttgtttgaaagGCAGGGGGCATTCTGTTGCCAAATCAATCATCCAGGTCAGGTGAgctattatttttttctgtccgttcccaaaatgtatttatattttttacaactTAGAAGTAAATATATTTGTGCCTGCAAAATGTCTGATTTCTTCAAAGCCACTTGGGGACATATTTACATGGTCTCTCTGGGTTGCTATGATGCGTTGTTTTAACGAGAATCCTCTCTTCTTTCCATTAAGCAGCCTTTTTCTGTCATGTTTAACTCTTATGTTCTTTTACCTCCTGAAATATTGATCTTTAATGCCTGGTGATCCGTTGGGTTCGAGCTGAGGCTAAAAGTGAAGACACCAAGTGAAGCGCCAGCGAGCGGAGCAGATTCGAAGGGTATGAGCCGGTTATGCATGCTGTGCTGTATTACCCTGGTCGCTGTGTGCCGCCTGTGGAATCCGACTTGGTCTGCATCACACCTGTGACGTCACCTGTGCAAATGTGCAACATGTGACCCGTCTCATCAGTCAAAACTGTTGACTTATACGGCAGCCGTGGAGGTCAAACCTTTTTGTGTTGCACTTGCTTaaacagtgcatctggaaagtattcacagcgctgtACTTTccccacattttatgttacagccgtATTGTAAAATAgaatacattaatttttgtcctctaAATTCTACACAAGTTACCTCATAACTACAATCGTATTTAAAAAGACTGGAGGCTGCAATTACTGCCAAAGGAATTAAAGTATGtgtgatttttgtttttatttttaatgaattagCAAAAACTTACAAAAAagcttttcacattgtcattatagggtattgtgtgtagaattctgaggacaaaaatatgtttattccattttagaataaggctgtaacataacacaatgtggagaaagtaaagcgctgtgaatacttcatGGCTGAACTTTACTTACCAGAGTACAGTGCTTGTCGTGTGCTAATGTGAGTGTTCTGACTGTACTTATTCCCCCCATGCAGAACACACTCCAGCAGGTCCAACTGGTCCGGCCAGAGACGGCAGGAGGGGGCGTGTCCATAGGAGGCGTTTCCGTGTGCCACAATAAGAAAACAAGACAGAGGAGCGATCCTTGGAAGTCAAAAGGAAGGCCACTTTCACAGAAACAACTCAGCAGCAGAGGGTGTTTTATCATTTTTGTCATTATGAATTCGGGTGTGCCGCCCCACCTTTGGACTGCTACAACCTCTTTGGTGATGTGAGACCTCTTCATCAGGTATGTTTGTTTTTTATCATCCGTGCACTCATTTGGGACCTGATTCACACAACCTGAATTATTAGTGGACATGTTGAAAATgtccaaacacaagtcaaagaatGCAGGGGCCATCTTGAtagttttcatttaaaaaaacggaCTAAAACAAAACCTATTAGTAGTTTTATTATTATCAACATAGGAAGTTTTTTCTTATATTTGGCCgtatttgctctttttttttaccCCAGTTCCACTTAATCGTATTTTCAAGTTCCGTGGGTCATCACCAAAATAGCTGTGGACACCCACtggttgttgcatttttgttacgtGACATTTTTGAGGTTTCGGCCTGTAAAAATTCCCACCAGGTGTATTAATAGCACTTGGCTGCAGGCATGTGTGCTCACGTCCTGTTAGAAAAGCCCGCAAAAACAAATAGAGCGAACAACGTAAAGGTCCTTAATGAATTGTTAGCTCGATCCCGCCCACTCACTTCCTGCTTGTTGCTGTCGAAACCGATGAGTGGTttgatttttttccacagttgTTTTGGGAAAGACCTGACTCAGCACAGTCCGACATGAGCGATGATCGCGAGAGACGCGGTCCCCACCGGAACCAGAGCTGTGATGGCAGGCTTCCCACCAACGTCAAGCCCCGATTGGGCAGCAAGGAGAACCGGAGGCCTCAGCCTGCCCAGGTCAGAAGGTCCAGGAGCAGTGACTCAGACGGCGGGGAGAGAGGACGCAGGGCGCAGCGGCACCGGGAGGAAGGAACTCGACGTGGGAGGAGCACCGAGGCCGTGAGACGGGTGAGGAGGGACGGGGACGTCGACCACCACCGGAGGTCGCGCGCGCCAGACAACGACGTGGAGGAAACGGAGTGCGCCATCTGCTTCTGCTCTTATGATAACATCTTCAAGACCCCCAAGCTGCTGGCCTGCGGTCACACCTTCTGCTTGGAGTGCCTCGCCCGCATCAATGTCACCTCCCACGAGGTCAAGACCCTGTCCTGCCCCGTGTGCCGTGAGGTGACTGAGATCCCCCACGGCCAAGACCTGCCCCGGCTGGGCAACAACGAGGACATCATCGGTCGGCTCCCGCCAGAGATGCAGAGGGCCAGGTCCATCCGCTTCAAGCGCAGCAAGGGCAAGCTCCTCCTGAAGAACGCCCCCTCCACGCACGGCGTCCTCACGCTGCCTCACAAGAGCCAGGAGGCCCAGACCGCCCCCAGCGGCGACCTCCGCCTCGCAACCTTGGAGGAGGGCACGGAGCCCGCCACCATGGTGGACGTGGGCCGGCCCCCCAATAGGGTCAGAGGTCGCATGCGCAGGTTTTTCCGCTCCAGCCGGTGCTACTACGCCACGGTGGGGATCGTTGTCACCATCGCCGTGGTGTTCCTGCTGGTGGGGGTCCTGGCCTTTATCATTATCCCCAACGTGGGCCGCAGGCCTGGACGACCCGGGAACCAGACAGAGCAGTCGGGGAGGGCTTTCACTCCGAGGGGTCTGACCACAACCTGGGTCGGGCGGGCTGCCGGGACCCCACACTGACCTCTCTCCGCAAAGTATTGTGGAAACCCCCCTGAAGAAATGAAGCAGCGGACATTTTCTAATGAAGGAAAACTGAAAATTGCATCAAGTCAAACTGTGAACGCCATGGACTCCCCAACACCTAGGATATATTGTATATTATCTGTAAATATTTCATCACAAAGCCAAAGTATTTACTGGAAAGTAAACTTGCAGTATAACTGGAATGTTCAGAACAACTTTCATGTCACTTTATTGAGCAACACTACATCACATGACAGGTGGCCATGGCATTTTTAACCTGCTTGCCAACCACTCAGTCAGTGGTTCTAAAACTCTCTTCTTTTTGTACCACCATAGAGGGATGTGGGGACCAATACTGAAATATTGATACCACCAATACTAGATCTGAATGCTCTGAAATCAATCCTtcaatcaaaatatcgatacttttgatactttagttaaagatgtccaaactttttccaccaaaggccacatactgaaaagtcaaactaCACAGGGGCCgcgttgctattttttttttttaaatgctaaaaactGATATTGTATCAGCTTTGTATAATAGGTGCCAAAGTATAATATAAATAGTTATTACTataaacatttcagctttttcatATTGCAttctggtcttttttttttatactatttTCCCCTCCCCCCAagtaagaatagaataaaaacaaTACAGTTGTGTAACTGCATAACTTAGTGTGTCAAAAATCCTGCCTGTACAAAATACTCATGTTCGGTTACACATTTAACAGTTTATTATGGTTGTTataatttttcaaattaatttataAGTTAATATTGTTTTATAACTAATGTTTGTTTAAATTTTGGGtatactttatttttatattaacaGCTCCTGATACTTAGTTCAGAAGTGTCTAAACTTTTGGAAGGGcaccatataaatatatttttttttttttaagagtgcTTAAAACCgatattatatttgtgtatatatatatatatatatatatatatatatatatatatatatatatatatatatatatatatatatgtatgaatgtatatacagtggggcaaaaaagtatttagtcagccaccgattgtgcaagttctcctacttaaaatgatgacagaggtctgtaattttaatcattgttacacttcaactgtgcgagacaaaatgtgaaaaaaaaatccaggaattcacattataggaattttaaagaatttatttgtaaattatggtgggaaataaatatttggtcaaccattcaaagctctcactgatggaaggaggttttggctcaaaatctcatgatacatggccccattcattctttccttaacacggatcaatcgtcctgtccccttagcagaaaaacagccccaaagcatgatgtttccacccccatgctatggtgttcttgggatgcaactcagtattcttcttcctccaaacacgacgagttgagtttataccaaaaagttctattttggtttcatctgaccacatgacattctcccaatcctctgctgtatcaaccatgtttccattttggtataaactcaactcgtcgtgtttggaggaagaagaatactgagttgcatcccaagaacaccatacctactgtgaaacatggaggtggaaacatcatactttggggctgtttttctgctaaggggacaggacgattgatccattttaaggaaagaatgtatggggccatgtatcgtgagattttgagccaaaacctccttccatcagtgagagctttgaatggttgaccaaatacttattttccaccatattttataaatacattctttaaaatgcctacaatgtgaattccaggatttttttttcacattctgtctctcgcagttgaagtgtacctatgatgaaaattagacctctgtcatcattttaagtgggagaacttgcaaaatcggtggttgactaaatgctttttcgccccactgtatatatttaaagacaaaaactTGGTATTAGTAATTACTAagagtgttattattattattattagtttatgaTTCAGATTTTTTGCTCTTACTCCAAGTAAGAATagaagagagaaaaaaataataatacagttgTGTAACTGCATAACTTAATGTGTCAAAAATCCTGCCTGTACAAAAATgttaatgttcagttacacatttgacagtgtttattattgttgttgtcatttttcaAACGAATTAATaagttaatattttattttttaattgcttAACTAACGTGTTTATATTTTAagtacatttaatttttattttgagaATGTCTAATATTTTGGATCagaaactttttccaccaacggctgcatactgaaaagtcaagtatgaggggccattttgatattccatccatccatccatcttcttccacttatccgaggtcgggtcgcagggatagcagcctaagcaaggaagcccagactttcctctccccagccacttcatccagctcttcccgggggatcccgaggcgttcccaggccaaccgggagacatagtcttcacaacgtgtcctgggtcttccccgtggcctcctaccggttggacgtgccctaaacacctccatagggaggcgttcgggtggcatcctgaccagatgcccaaaccacctcatct
Proteins encoded:
- the LOC133561900 gene encoding RING finger protein 225-like isoform X2 — its product is MSDDRERRGPHRNQSCDGRLPTNVKPRLGSKENRRPQPAQVRRSRSSDSDGGERGRRAQRHREEGTRRGRSTEAVRRVRRDGDVDHHRRSRAPDNDVEETECAICFCSYDNIFKTPKLLACGHTFCLECLARINVTSHEVKTLSCPVCREVTEIPHGQDLPRLGNNEDIIGRLPPEMQRARSIRFKRSKGKLLLKNAPSTHGVLTLPHKSQEAQTAPSGDLRLATLEEGTEPATMVDVGRPPNRVRGRMRRFFRSSRCYYATVGIVVTIAVVFLLVGVLAFIIIPNVGRRPGRPGNQTEQSGRAFTPRGLTTTWVGRAAGTPH